The following proteins are encoded in a genomic region of Thermococcus henrietii:
- a CDS encoding PIN domain-containing protein, with amino-acid sequence MTFFGLFRELEINRSIETLAVEYMAKYGILPNDAIILATCKFYGIKYLISFDSDFEEAYEGERIELLKSPEEIPNALEEGK; translated from the coding sequence TTGACGTTCTTCGGGCTTTTCAGGGAGCTTGAGATAAACAGGAGCATTGAAACGCTCGCCGTTGAATACATGGCCAAATACGGGATTCTTCCCAACGATGCGATAATACTGGCCACCTGCAAGTTCTACGGGATTAAGTATCTAATCTCCTTCGACAGCGATTTTGAAGAGGCATACGAAGGAGAGAGGATTGAACTGTTGAAATCCCCTGAGGAAATCCCAAATGCCCTCGAAGAAGGAAAATGA
- a CDS encoding AAA family ATPase, with product MFSKNNGYNVVFVDLRNSTTSRQATERILSRLPESIINRVAKYLSGVSLGAGGLSGSIRLRQHASASRALEDALFELDRTILILDGIQNIVQGVVPFMRALATAFNENDTLLVVFTGSYAGVLRKLFETSPRDEPYGRPPIQITVSPWPEFTALDFLRKGLTECGVGYTNNELGMVLWKLGTLPGWLNLYGLRRCLGDLHEEALGSVFSMGIKDARRELENFIAGRTPKARTALKMLSYGATWGELLRKTAMSKETLSRLLDALMNELFIVSKDEVGVYRISDPLYRYSAERL from the coding sequence ATGTTTTCGAAGAACAACGGATACAACGTTGTGTTCGTCGATTTGAGAAATTCAACAACCTCTCGTCAGGCTACGGAAAGGATACTCTCTCGCCTGCCTGAATCCATTATCAACAGGGTTGCCAAGTATCTCTCGGGTGTTAGCCTGGGAGCTGGTGGTCTTTCCGGCTCGATACGACTGAGACAGCACGCTTCAGCTTCCCGCGCCCTTGAAGATGCACTCTTTGAACTTGATAGAACTATCCTGATACTCGATGGAATCCAGAACATCGTGCAGGGAGTTGTGCCGTTTATGCGTGCCCTTGCAACGGCCTTTAATGAAAACGACACCCTGCTCGTGGTTTTCACGGGTTCGTACGCTGGCGTTCTCAGGAAGCTCTTTGAAACCTCGCCCCGCGATGAACCCTATGGGCGACCTCCAATTCAGATTACTGTTTCCCCGTGGCCCGAGTTTACGGCGCTGGACTTTCTGAGAAAGGGTTTGACGGAATGCGGGGTGGGGTACACGAATAACGAGCTCGGAATGGTTCTCTGGAAACTCGGAACCCTTCCCGGCTGGCTGAACCTTTATGGACTCAGGAGGTGCTTGGGGGATTTGCATGAAGAAGCCCTCGGCTCAGTCTTCTCTATGGGGATAAAGGACGCCCGCAGGGAGCTTGAGAACTTCATTGCGGGCAGAACCCCAAAAGCTCGCACTGCCCTTAAAATGCTCTCCTACGGTGCAACTTGGGGAGAGTTGCTTAGAAAAACAGCGATGTCGAAGGAGACCCTGAGCAGACTTTTGGATGCCTTAATGAACGAGCTTTTTATTGTATCAAAGGACGAGGTTGGAGTGTACCGTATATCCGACCCTCTGTATCGGTATTCCGCTGAGAGGCTGTGA
- the glmA gene encoding exo-beta-D-glucosaminidase — protein MKVGHDGKTYLLDGERFQVYGGTLQFFRVPRESWKERLERMKRHGLNTVDTYVAWNWHEPEKGKFDFIGETHPQRDLIGFLELADKVGLKVIIRPGPYICGEWRNGGIPEWLIREHPEILAKGPNGPLPRDIYYPPITYLHPTYLKAVSEWYDEVLPIIRDYLYTNGGPIISVSIDDEPSYWETIFQPFLTDYNEVITRPDGLWEEWLRSNYSLDELSERYGTPISDYSEVYAPASENEPLPKILDWHHFKIWMTNRYVEILYDHLRRYIDVPISILDPYLLLAAWRHFYRYVKERNLDIHLWTEFWYSFYRSFDLKEDRLGHIYYKTGVYRFYQRRLGTPPLSIETQVSLAHTIEPDEAEHLYSLIASLGLHNINYYLYVGGENPRGYESHNGVTWDVYSPIGLDGSERPHIEPIKWLGEFLLNNPAFADAELRPKVAFGTYEPYEAIATFGLRKGLTESVNLNEYLLGERGLLTLLAMSNVPFDVLDLEEASVEEMLSYGQLWVYSLDFMSREVQDKLVEFVARGGNLVILPMLPYLDENMKPYSALAEFLGVEVERAEARDNPRLIQFTSVESDGIDRMLVRNTIREVKGGEPFVFHYGRPVGTLVRREKGSAVVLGFRLQYYNSYHDLHRKFVDKLLEMQNVKRDFDVTDRDMIVIPRGNYLVLLNPRGHRVFGKVRYRGIEVPQLLDGIEMGKRGALFLPFGVRVGDVEVVYATATLLGGDGKTLRFRNHLSGSSEVALRGVERVKAVEGRIVDESFEDGILRVVVEHDNEFKLGL, from the coding sequence ATGAAAGTTGGCCACGATGGTAAGACTTACCTACTGGATGGGGAGCGCTTCCAGGTCTACGGGGGAACGCTCCAGTTCTTCAGAGTCCCAAGGGAGAGCTGGAAGGAAAGGCTGGAGAGGATGAAGAGGCACGGCCTCAACACGGTAGATACCTACGTTGCCTGGAACTGGCACGAGCCCGAGAAGGGAAAGTTCGACTTCATCGGCGAGACGCACCCCCAGAGAGACTTAATAGGCTTCCTTGAGCTGGCAGATAAAGTCGGCCTGAAGGTCATCATAAGGCCCGGCCCCTACATCTGCGGCGAGTGGAGGAACGGCGGAATACCTGAGTGGCTCATAAGGGAACACCCGGAAATCCTTGCGAAAGGCCCCAACGGACCCCTGCCGAGGGACATCTACTACCCCCCGATTACCTACCTCCACCCTACATACCTCAAGGCCGTCTCTGAGTGGTACGATGAAGTTCTCCCGATAATCAGGGACTACCTCTACACCAACGGCGGGCCGATAATAAGCGTCTCCATAGACGACGAGCCGTCTTACTGGGAGACCATCTTCCAGCCCTTCCTCACCGACTACAACGAGGTCATCACTCGTCCGGACGGCCTGTGGGAGGAGTGGCTTCGCTCCAACTACTCCCTCGACGAGCTGAGCGAGCGCTACGGAACGCCGATAAGTGATTACTCCGAGGTCTACGCGCCGGCGAGCGAGAACGAGCCGTTGCCAAAGATACTCGACTGGCACCACTTCAAGATATGGATGACCAACCGCTACGTGGAAATCCTCTACGACCACCTCAGGCGCTACATCGACGTCCCGATAAGCATCCTCGACCCCTACCTGCTCCTCGCGGCCTGGAGGCACTTCTACCGCTACGTTAAGGAGAGAAACCTTGACATCCACCTCTGGACAGAGTTCTGGTACTCCTTCTACCGCTCCTTCGACCTGAAGGAAGACAGGCTCGGCCACATCTACTACAAGACCGGGGTCTACCGCTTCTACCAGAGGAGGCTCGGAACTCCCCCGCTCAGCATAGAGACGCAGGTTTCCCTGGCCCACACCATTGAGCCCGATGAAGCGGAGCACCTCTACTCCCTCATAGCCTCGCTCGGACTTCACAACATCAACTACTACCTCTACGTCGGCGGTGAGAACCCGAGGGGCTACGAGTCCCACAACGGCGTGACCTGGGATGTCTACTCGCCGATAGGCCTCGACGGGAGCGAGAGGCCCCACATTGAGCCGATAAAGTGGCTCGGCGAGTTCCTGCTCAACAACCCTGCCTTCGCCGACGCCGAGCTGAGGCCGAAGGTGGCCTTCGGAACCTACGAGCCCTACGAGGCTATAGCCACCTTCGGCCTGAGGAAGGGCCTGACCGAGAGCGTGAACCTCAACGAATACCTCCTCGGCGAGAGGGGTCTCTTAACGCTTCTCGCCATGAGCAACGTTCCCTTCGACGTCCTCGACCTTGAGGAGGCGAGCGTTGAGGAGATGCTCTCCTACGGCCAGCTCTGGGTGTACAGCCTCGACTTCATGTCCCGGGAGGTCCAGGACAAGCTCGTGGAGTTCGTTGCGAGGGGCGGAAACCTCGTAATCCTGCCGATGCTTCCATATCTCGACGAGAACATGAAGCCCTACTCCGCCCTCGCCGAGTTCCTCGGCGTCGAGGTTGAGAGGGCCGAGGCGAGGGACAATCCGAGACTGATTCAGTTCACGAGCGTCGAGAGCGACGGGATTGACAGAATGCTCGTCAGGAACACCATCAGAGAGGTTAAAGGCGGTGAGCCGTTCGTCTTCCACTACGGCAGGCCCGTCGGAACGCTCGTCAGGAGGGAAAAGGGGAGCGCCGTCGTCCTCGGCTTCAGGCTCCAGTACTACAACAGCTACCATGACCTCCACAGGAAGTTCGTTGACAAACTGCTGGAGATGCAGAACGTGAAGAGGGACTTCGATGTCACGGACAGGGACATGATAGTGATTCCGCGCGGCAACTACCTTGTCCTGCTCAATCCGCGCGGCCACAGGGTCTTCGGAAAAGTACGGTACAGGGGAATCGAGGTTCCCCAGCTCCTCGACGGCATCGAGATGGGGAAGCGCGGTGCCCTCTTCCTGCCCTTCGGCGTTAGGGTCGGAGACGTTGAGGTGGTCTACGCGACGGCTACACTCCTTGGCGGGGACGGAAAAACACTCCGCTTCAGGAACCACTTGAGCGGTTCCAGCGAGGTCGCTTTGCGGGGCGTTGAGCGGGTCAAGGCGGTTGAGGGCAGAATCGTGGACGAGAGCTTTGAGGACGGAATCCTGAGGGTCGTCGTCGAGCACGATAATGAGTTCAAACTGGGCCTCTGA
- the mfnA gene encoding tyrosine decarboxylase MfnA: MFPERGADEDEVLDELRLKTAEDLTFDSGKILGSMCTYPHPFAVRIITEFIDRNLGDPGLHTGSRKVEEEAVEMLSNLLGLERGYGHIVSGGTEANILAVRAFRNLAEVEKPELILPKSAHFSFIKAGEMLGVKLVWAELNDDYTVNVRDVEEKITDNTIGIVGIAGTTGLGVVDDIPALSDLALDYGLPLHVDAAFGGFVIPFAKALGYDIPDFDFRLKGVKSVTIDPHKMGMVPIPAGGIIFREKKYIDTISVLAPYLAGGRIWQATITGTRPGANALAVWAMIKHLGFEGYKEIVRKAMELSRWFAGELKKIPGVYLIREPVLNIVSFGTENLEWVEEELKRRGWGISAHRGYIRIVLMPHVRREHLEEFLRDLGEVVRGK; the protein is encoded by the coding sequence ATGTTTCCAGAGAGGGGAGCGGACGAGGATGAAGTGCTCGACGAGCTACGGCTGAAGACTGCCGAAGACCTGACCTTCGACTCCGGGAAGATTCTCGGCTCGATGTGCACGTATCCACATCCCTTCGCGGTTAGAATCATCACGGAGTTCATAGACAGGAACCTCGGCGACCCCGGCCTGCACACGGGGAGCCGTAAAGTCGAGGAAGAGGCCGTCGAGATGCTCTCAAACCTACTCGGCCTCGAAAGGGGCTACGGACACATAGTTTCCGGCGGAACAGAGGCCAACATCCTGGCTGTGAGGGCCTTCCGCAACCTAGCGGAGGTGGAAAAGCCGGAGCTGATTCTTCCGAAAAGCGCCCACTTCTCCTTCATCAAGGCCGGCGAGATGCTCGGAGTTAAACTCGTCTGGGCGGAGCTGAACGATGATTACACCGTCAACGTGAGGGACGTAGAGGAGAAGATTACGGACAACACGATTGGAATCGTCGGAATAGCGGGAACGACGGGCCTCGGGGTGGTTGACGACATACCCGCTTTGAGCGATTTGGCCCTCGACTACGGGCTTCCACTCCACGTCGATGCGGCGTTTGGCGGTTTCGTCATTCCCTTCGCGAAGGCCCTCGGCTACGATATCCCGGACTTTGACTTCCGGCTTAAAGGCGTGAAGAGCGTAACCATAGACCCCCACAAGATGGGCATGGTGCCGATTCCAGCGGGCGGGATAATCTTCCGCGAGAAGAAGTATATAGACACGATAAGCGTTTTGGCCCCTTACTTAGCAGGAGGAAGGATATGGCAGGCCACTATAACGGGAACGAGGCCCGGGGCAAACGCATTAGCGGTCTGGGCGATGATTAAGCACCTCGGCTTCGAGGGCTACAAGGAAATCGTGAGGAAGGCCATGGAGCTGAGCCGGTGGTTCGCGGGGGAGCTGAAGAAGATTCCGGGCGTTTACCTCATCCGCGAGCCGGTTCTCAACATCGTCTCCTTCGGCACTGAGAACCTTGAGTGGGTCGAGGAGGAGCTGAAGAGGAGGGGCTGGGGAATCAGCGCGCACAGGGGCTACATCAGAATTGTCCTGATGCCCCACGTGAGGCGGGAGCATCTGGAGGAGTTTTTGAGGGATTTGGGGGAGGTTGTAAGGGGTAAATGA
- a CDS encoding PIN domain-containing protein — protein MDSLGVFVDTNVIIEHLAGNIDLLEIREKFNILYTNSIVFSEALMVYLRALTGKGRTHSSTIRNSSKAMNPNSGNF, from the coding sequence ATGGACAGTTTAGGGGTATTCGTTGACACAAACGTGATTATAGAACATCTGGCAGGCAATATAGACCTCCTGGAAATACGAGAAAAGTTTAACATTTTATACACAAACAGCATCGTTTTCAGCGAGGCCCTCATGGTTTACCTAAGGGCACTGACGGGGAAAGGACGTACACACTCAAGCACAATCCGGAACTCATCAAAGGCCATGAATCCGAACTCAGGGAATTTTTGA
- a CDS encoding cation diffusion facilitator family transporter, with amino-acid sequence MEEIYKPIWVSIIGNVLLAIMKLSVGFIYSSIALISDGVHSLSDVVTSVAGYFGIKVASKPPDKDHPFGHSRFEPLVALLIGEALLVVAYEIGRDSVERLLHGEHITVNSIMLGVTVVSILAKELMFRYSVYVGRKLNSQILIADAYHHRSDVLSSVAVLVGLGLQKFGFQYGDALAGLVVAVFLVKVSFEIILENVGYLTGRAPSFEICEEIKRRALNVPNVLGIHDLRAHYVGNKLHVELHIEVPPGLSLKEAHDVSEEVKKRIEEIPEVERVFVHVDIKGVTK; translated from the coding sequence ATGGAGGAGATTTACAAGCCCATATGGGTCAGCATAATCGGCAACGTCCTCCTCGCTATCATGAAGCTCAGTGTGGGATTCATCTACTCGAGCATAGCCCTCATCTCCGACGGCGTCCACTCCCTCAGCGACGTCGTCACGAGCGTCGCCGGCTACTTCGGCATAAAGGTGGCGTCAAAACCGCCGGATAAGGACCACCCCTTCGGTCACTCCCGCTTTGAGCCCCTCGTGGCCCTACTAATTGGTGAGGCCCTGCTAGTGGTGGCTTACGAAATCGGCAGGGACTCGGTCGAGAGGCTCCTCCATGGGGAGCACATAACTGTGAACTCGATAATGCTCGGAGTTACTGTAGTGTCAATCCTCGCGAAGGAACTGATGTTCCGCTATTCCGTCTACGTGGGCAGGAAGCTCAACAGCCAAATTCTGATTGCCGACGCCTACCACCACAGGAGCGACGTTTTGAGCAGTGTTGCCGTCTTAGTAGGTCTCGGCCTCCAGAAGTTCGGCTTCCAGTACGGCGACGCTTTAGCTGGTCTCGTCGTCGCGGTCTTCCTCGTGAAGGTGTCCTTTGAGATAATCCTCGAGAACGTGGGCTACCTGACCGGAAGAGCTCCATCCTTCGAAATCTGTGAGGAAATCAAGAGGCGTGCGCTGAATGTTCCCAACGTCCTTGGAATCCACGATTTAAGGGCCCACTACGTTGGAAACAAGCTCCACGTTGAGCTCCACATAGAAGTTCCGCCGGGGCTGTCCCTGAAAGAAGCCCACGACGTCAGCGAAGAGGTGAAGAAGAGGATAGAGGAGATTCCCGAGGTCGAGAGGGTCTTTGTCCACGTTGACATAAAGGGGGTTACGAAGTAG